A stretch of DNA from Aspergillus flavus chromosome 3, complete sequence:
TTACGAGGGATTTCGCCAGAGCTTATCCTAGCGCTTCACGATTGTTGTGCTGCTTGGGTAACCTCGCTTCCTCGACGCCGATTCGGGCTATCAGGCTTCCGACGTGGGCTTATCTACTGAAGCTGTGATGTGGCCAATCCAAGCGTTGATGTTTCGAGGGATGGGAAACAGTAATCAGTCTATATGATCAGTTCGTTGGTATCGGCTTGAGAACTCCGTTGTCATCATATCGCGCTTCTGTTGTGCGTCAGCAACCCGTTACACCTTGATCTGCAGGCCGGCCGTTTGCTTACTGAAGAAGGTGTATGAGAGTGTGATGGTGTCAATGCCCTTCATTTGCGGATCTTTCGTGAAGTCCGGATCAATGTAGAAGAAAACAGGCATGTCGACAGATTCACCAGCATTCAACTTCTGCTCTTCGAAACAGAAACATTGAATCTTACTGAAGTACGGGGCAACTTGGCCCGGCGTGACGCTGTATGTTGCAACACCAATGATATCCGAAGGGCCCTTGTTCGTTGCGGTATAGAAGGCAAGGGCCGTTTCACCAGGCAGTACTCGGACTTCGCGCTGTTGAGGGGTGAACTTCCATGGCAAAACGTCGGAGACTGAACCATTGAACGTAATTCGGAGTCGACGAGCGTCTGTTACAGGCGTCACACGAGATGCGGTATCGGCGTCTCCTCCGCGATGGGTAAGGATGGGCTGGCCACCCCAACCAGTCTGTTGGCAGATCTACATAACCGTAGAGTTCAGCTCCTGCTGCGGATAAATGGGTGCTTGGCGATTGATACCCACCATCTTATATAGAGGGACGGAGCCGTATGCGAGCGCAACTGTTCCGAGAATAAGACTGGCCGTATAGTACCTAGACGCCGTCAGAAATGAATCGCAAGGAGCAAAGTGCGATAATAATACAATGTGGACGCATTTCGCTTCTGTGCCTGAGGAGTATTAAACGGTGCGGAGGCATTTTGTCCTAAAAAAGAATTGCGAGAGAAGTATCTTCTCCCCGGCTCGAAACATCTTGCATTTGTGGATGTCGGTAACCGGAGACCAGTGCCCGGAAGCGTATACCGGGCCCATGGAGAAATTATGCGACCATACATGGCGATAGAATTGATGCGTAGTCGGATATATGCGGAGAACTCACCTTGCAATATCAAAGGCCTCGCAGCACGTGATTACACCTTGGCGATCAGACGGTCTTTATCGATAAGACCGAACTTTGATGCATGTCAACGACTAATTAGCACAAATTCATTCAATAACCCTAGGTCAGGGACTAATAAACTAGTAGAGGTACTAGGTACCAGGCACCTCGGGAGGTATTCCGACACTCATTGAATATATTCTTCTTGTCTAGAAAGGCGACATCACATCTAGACTCTGCTTCAAGTTTATTACGATATACAGCGCATtgactactatataaatttttacCTGAGTAACGCACCATGggataaatagaaaaggtaaaagaaggctctatatttatctaataatacAACAGGAAAAACAAACGCCCCTTCAGATGCCGACCTAGACGTTGAAGAAGATTCTTGGTATGATACATCGTCGCTCTATCGTTCATTACTTCAGGACGCTCGTTGCAATCCTGCCAAAAACGCCTCTTACCATGCCAGGTCGCTCTTGAAGACAAGTGAGAAGAAGGGCAGCGCTTACAGCAAAAGTAATGCGCTCTCGATATTGGTACTAAAGACCGATTAGCATTCATTAAGTTCTGCGATTACACAAGGTACGACAGGAAACCAGATCGCAATGATATTATTGCAACACAAGACGAGGTGTCACACGGGAATTGGGGGATTGGGAAAGATGTAGACAAGCAATCAAACGGAAAGCGTGAACCATACCTGCTTATCGTAGAACCTTGGAAGCACGGTTGCGGCAGCTCTAGGTGCCACAAACAATGCTAATTCCTGCCGTTTCGATGGGCTTTCTACAAGGATACTCCAGCCGCACATCAAACATCCAGCTCCAACGCAAAGCCCGGAGTCCCACATCATAGGGGTTACCACATCTCGTGGGAATATCTTTGGTCCGATTCTGGTTCTGGCGAGGCAGACGGAATAGTAAAAAATACTCACAAATGAAGCGAGGAATGCAGATGAGCGTAAGGCATCAGATACAGCCCGACGGAGCGACAATACCGACTTCAATCTCCGGAGACGAAAGACAATTTGTAAAGGTATATAAGTAGCACAGGCAAACCCAAACGTTCGAGCGAACCGAGATACGGCATGTTTTTCACAGTTAGGGCCACAGCTCATGTGTACCATTTCGCAGGGGATAGGAATTGTTTTGGAGGGATCTCCCCATTCTATAGGCCAGCCGTAGTCCTTGCACATGGACTCGAGTAGAGGCGCTTGTCCTGTGTCTTTCCCATACACGAAGACCCCTCTCCTGGCTCGCCGAAGTGCTTCAATCAACCGGGAATCCACCTTGGCTACCTCACCAATCCATTTCCCGTAGGACTTTGGCAACCTTTCGGGGAGGTAAAACCATGCCCACATCACGACTGCTGCACTAGCGGCAAATACGCCTGAATCCGCAAGCTTTGGTGCCAGAGATTCTGCCCGACTCCAGCGACCCCGAGCGCTCCGCCATCGTCTCCATCGGGCCCATATGATGCAGGCTACGAGATCCATTGCTCGAGTAAAACTAAAAAGCGTCAGATCCATCGTCCTACCCGAAAACTGAGGTCTATTAGGTATTGTGTTCGGGCATCC
This window harbors:
- a CDS encoding cytochrome c oxidase assembly protein Cox11, which translates into the protein MYGRIISPWARYTLPGTGLRLPTSTNARCFEPGRRYFSRNSFLGQNASAPFNTPQAQKRNASTLYYTASLILGTVALAYGSVPLYKMICQQTGWGGQPILTHRGGDADTASRVTPVTDARRLRITFNGSVSDVLPWKFTPQQREVRVLPGETALAFYTATNKGPSDIIGVATYSVTPGQVAPYFSKIQCFCFEEQKLNAGESVDMPVFFYIDPDFTKDPQMKGIDTITLSYTFFKARYDDNGVLKPIPTN